A section of the Festucalex cinctus isolate MCC-2025b chromosome 7, RoL_Fcin_1.0, whole genome shotgun sequence genome encodes:
- the LOC144023011 gene encoding adenosine receptor A1: MEFLWLYSLCQCIVSVAVMVVSVRLCMALGGSQGARPQQHGSVSCCLGLCLGWVGAIGGALEIPVIVFLNLRTPQCLYTCITLVCCPLLVRQFTMCLLVLLTLDCHLQQHWPSRYSTLVTRQRALCVVLLCWMASVLTSFGQFISSDVLDRWGRKGQDQHTVDLGSDGNWTTPSPSLSPLPKYPHERMVIAKHLPYGGFLSKFYMEDLRNFTYEEIHSSHWGVCAPDTILSPQFLVYVHGTAVFMLPLLFLLFLYLDLQCRNPKQFSQSDASKYDSQRLCSLALSVSFLVLLCLPLQIIHAVSLFTPSAALPSWVHAMAVFLFQLYGLVPQVLFTPPGKQESDERAAFALSALPPAAKNSLRAKVCPEV; this comes from the exons ATGGAATTTCTGTGGCTGTACTCGCTTTGCCAGTGCATCGTGTCGGTGGCGGTGATGGTGGTGAGCGTGAGGTTATGCATGGCGCTGGGCGGCAGCCAGGGCGCGAGACCCCAACAGCACGGGAGCGTGTCCTGCTGCCTCGGCCTGTGCCTGGGCTGGGTGGGCGCCATCGGGGGCGCGCTGGAGATCCCCGTCATCGTCTTCCTCAACTTGAGGACCCCGCAGTGCTTGTACACGTGCATCACCCTGGtgtgctgccccctgctggtgaGGCAGTTCACCATGTGCCTGCTGGTGCTGCTCACGTTGGACTGCCACCTGCAGCAACACTGGCCCAGCAG GTACTCCACCCTGGTGACCCGTCAGCGGGCCTTGTGTGTGGTCCTTCTGTGCTGGATGGCGTCTGTCCTGACCTCATTCGGCCAATTCATCAGCTCCGACGTCCTGGACAGGTGGGGTAGGAAGGGCCAAGATCAGCACACAGTCGACCTTGGCTCGGACGGCAACTGGACCACACCTTCACCCAGTCTTAGCCCTCTCCCTAAATACCCGCACGAGCGCATGGTTATCGCGAAGCATCTTCCGTATGGAGGTTTCCTGTCCAAGTTTTACATGGAGGACTTGCGTAATTTCACCTATGAAGAGATTCACAGTAGCCACTGGGGTGTTTGTGCGCCTGACACGATCCTCAGCCCCCAGTTCTTGGTGTACGTCCACGGGACGGCCGTGTTCATGCTCCCCTTGCTTTTCCTGCTATTTCTTTACCTCGATCTTCAGTGCAGGAACCCCAAGCAGTTTAGTCAGTCAGACGCCTCTAAGTATGACTCCCAGAGGCTCTGCTCTCTGGCTCTGTCGGTCTCCTTCTTAGTTCTGCTCTGCCTGCCGCTGCAAATCATCCACGCCGTCTCGCTCTTCACCCCCAGCGCCGCCCTCCCTTCCTGGGTTCACGCCATGGCCGTCTTTTTATTCCAGTTGTACGGTCTCGTGCCCCAGGTTCTCTTCACTCCCCCGGGGAAACAAGAGAGTGACGAGCGGGCGGCATTCGCGCTCTCGGCGCTTCCGCCGG CGGCCAAAAACTCCCTGAGAGCAAAGGTGTGTCCTGAGGTCTGA